A genomic stretch from Planctomycetaceae bacterium includes:
- a CDS encoding M50 family metallopeptidase: MDIDEVTAWHEAGHAFAAVCLGATVESISISPDRDDGPLRSGDTVVRWEHRRVSERQLMEREVMVILAGPVAEMIHRNESFHPATVAEWAMDWQQAWEKASFEKSSPKRLAMLEQTTLQLYRVFRQDQNWAIIGAIVDHLLAYEQMEGETVHEICESVEGLLRNG, from the coding sequence ATGGATATTGATGAGGTCACTGCATGGCACGAAGCTGGACACGCATTCGCTGCGGTCTGCCTCGGGGCAACAGTGGAGTCCATATCCATCAGTCCTGACCGGGATGATGGCCCCCTCCGTTCCGGAGATACAGTCGTTCGATGGGAACACCGTAGAGTGTCCGAACGCCAGCTGATGGAACGAGAAGTGATGGTTATTCTGGCAGGACCAGTGGCTGAGATGATTCATCGCAACGAGTCATTTCACCCGGCAACCGTTGCTGAATGGGCCATGGACTGGCAACAGGCATGGGAAAAAGCGTCATTTGAAAAGTCATCGCCGAAACGTCTGGCAATGCTCGAACAAACTACACTTCAACTCTATCGGGTATTTCGGCAGGATCAGAACTGGGCCATCATCGGAGCCATTGTGGATCACCTGCTGGCCTATGAACAAATGGAAGGCGAAACAGTTCATGAGATCTGTGAGTCTGTCGAAGGATTGTTGAGGAACGGCTGA
- the leuS gene encoding leucine--tRNA ligase encodes MPRYDAKRIEARWQKYWDDNKIFQMDGPDPSKEKLYVLDMFPYPSGSGLHVGHPEGYTATDIVCRHARMKGKHVLHPMGWDAFGLPAEEHAVKTGTHPRITTEQNIATFKRQLKMLGFSYDWTRELSTTDPDYYRWTQWIFLQLFDTWYDSNCKWTGPDGVERTGRGRPISELPIPDDVSAAGNEAVRRYQDKHRLAYVSEAPVNWCPALGTVLANEEIIDGKSERGGYPVVRMPLKQWMLRITAYADRLASELENLSWSESIKYMQRNWIGRSVGAEVDFRIESGHDAPESSAGSALNAFGFPLSGKPFPDEPAADTIRVYTTRPDTLFGVTYMVLAPEHPLVNVVTSPEQKAKVEEYRQKAALKSDLDRTDLAKEKTGVFTGGYAINPVNGTKVPVWIADYVLISYGTGAIMAVPAHDERDFEFAREFGIEITQVVAPAPNSGHEADTKNAAFTETGVAVNSGKYDGLATVDFKAQITRDLTAAGIGREAVNYRLRDWLFSRQRYWGEPFPIWHELDADGNPTGLMRADSPESLPVLHPHMEDFKPTGTPEPMLAKATDEWLYKTDKDGVKLKRETNSMPQWAGSCWYYLRFCDNRNNEHFIDPEKEKYWLPVDLYVGGAEHAVLHLLYSRFWHKVLFDRGHVSSPEPFQKLVNQGMILGEPDESGKAEKMSKSRGNVINPDDVVREYGADSLRMYEMFMGPLEQVKPWQMSGVEGVYRFLSRVWRMIVDERAEEVTLNLSVQEVAPTEEQLRVLHKTIKAVSQDIDRLSFNTAISRMMEFINFMLTQDVRPKSVLEQFVLLLSPFAPHAAEELWSVLGHSSTLAFESWPAWDETLLVEDTIEIPVQVNGKLRAKIIMAANADSDAMQAAAKADEAVQKNLEGKTIVKVVAVPGRMVNFVVR; translated from the coding sequence ATGCCTCGTTACGACGCCAAACGCATTGAAGCTCGCTGGCAAAAATACTGGGACGACAACAAGATCTTTCAGATGGATGGCCCGGACCCGTCGAAGGAAAAACTGTATGTGCTGGACATGTTTCCTTACCCGTCCGGCAGTGGCCTGCATGTTGGGCATCCGGAAGGTTATACCGCAACCGATATTGTCTGCCGCCATGCTCGCATGAAGGGCAAACACGTGCTGCATCCAATGGGCTGGGATGCGTTTGGGTTGCCTGCGGAAGAACATGCGGTCAAAACAGGCACGCATCCTCGCATCACGACTGAGCAAAACATCGCGACCTTCAAACGCCAGCTGAAGATGCTGGGATTCAGTTACGACTGGACGCGTGAACTTTCCACGACCGACCCGGACTATTATCGCTGGACCCAGTGGATCTTTCTGCAGTTGTTCGACACCTGGTACGACTCCAACTGCAAATGGACAGGTCCTGATGGCGTGGAACGCACAGGCAGAGGTCGGCCGATCAGCGAACTGCCCATCCCGGATGACGTCTCCGCCGCTGGTAACGAAGCCGTCCGGCGGTATCAGGACAAACATCGATTGGCCTATGTTTCAGAGGCTCCTGTGAACTGGTGCCCTGCTCTTGGCACCGTGCTGGCTAACGAGGAAATTATTGACGGCAAGAGTGAGCGTGGAGGATATCCGGTTGTTCGCATGCCGCTCAAGCAGTGGATGCTTCGCATTACTGCCTATGCCGATCGACTCGCCAGCGAACTCGAAAATCTGTCCTGGTCGGAATCCATCAAATATATGCAGCGGAACTGGATCGGGCGCAGCGTTGGTGCTGAAGTGGATTTTCGAATTGAGAGTGGACATGACGCTCCGGAGTCATCCGCAGGTTCTGCCCTGAATGCGTTCGGATTTCCACTGTCGGGGAAACCATTCCCGGATGAACCTGCTGCCGACACGATTCGTGTCTACACGACTCGTCCGGATACGCTCTTTGGTGTGACCTACATGGTTCTCGCCCCGGAGCATCCTCTGGTTAATGTCGTCACAAGTCCGGAACAAAAAGCAAAGGTGGAAGAATACCGCCAGAAAGCCGCATTGAAGAGCGATCTCGATCGGACCGATCTGGCCAAAGAAAAGACCGGTGTCTTCACTGGCGGATACGCGATCAATCCGGTTAATGGAACCAAAGTTCCGGTGTGGATCGCAGACTACGTTTTGATCAGTTACGGCACTGGAGCGATCATGGCCGTACCTGCTCATGATGAACGTGACTTTGAGTTTGCCAGGGAATTCGGTATCGAGATCACTCAGGTTGTTGCCCCGGCGCCGAACAGTGGGCACGAGGCCGATACGAAGAATGCCGCTTTCACCGAAACAGGAGTTGCGGTCAATTCCGGAAAGTACGACGGACTTGCCACCGTTGATTTCAAGGCTCAGATCACAAGAGACCTGACTGCGGCCGGCATTGGCAGAGAAGCTGTGAACTACCGCCTTCGCGATTGGCTGTTTAGTCGCCAGCGATACTGGGGTGAACCGTTTCCGATCTGGCACGAACTGGATGCCGATGGTAATCCAACCGGTCTGATGCGAGCCGATTCGCCCGAATCACTGCCTGTGCTGCATCCTCATATGGAAGACTTTAAACCAACCGGTACACCCGAACCAATGCTCGCCAAAGCCACCGACGAATGGCTTTACAAAACGGATAAGGACGGTGTGAAGCTGAAACGAGAAACCAACAGCATGCCTCAATGGGCTGGCAGTTGCTGGTATTACCTTCGGTTCTGTGACAACAGGAACAACGAACATTTTATCGACCCGGAAAAGGAAAAATACTGGCTGCCTGTCGATCTGTATGTTGGTGGTGCTGAACACGCGGTGTTGCACCTGCTGTATTCGCGATTCTGGCACAAGGTATTGTTCGACCGTGGCCACGTCAGCTCCCCGGAGCCTTTTCAAAAACTTGTCAATCAGGGCATGATTCTGGGGGAGCCGGACGAAAGCGGTAAAGCGGAGAAGATGTCCAAGTCACGTGGCAACGTTATCAATCCTGACGACGTTGTTCGCGAATACGGCGCTGATTCGCTTCGTATGTATGAAATGTTTATGGGCCCACTGGAACAGGTGAAGCCGTGGCAGATGAGCGGCGTCGAAGGTGTCTATCGGTTTCTCAGCCGTGTCTGGCGAATGATCGTCGATGAACGCGCAGAGGAAGTCACGCTGAACCTTTCTGTTCAGGAAGTCGCTCCCACCGAAGAACAATTACGCGTACTTCATAAGACCATCAAAGCGGTTTCACAGGACATCGATCGGCTGAGTTTTAACACGGCGATCAGTCGCATGATGGAGTTTATTAACTTCATGCTGACGCAGGATGTTCGTCCGAAATCTGTACTCGAACAATTTGTCCTGCTGCTCAGCCCATTCGCTCCGCATGCAGCGGAAGAACTTTGGTCTGTGCTGGGGCACAGCAGTACGCTGGCCTTTGAATCGTGGCCAGCATGGGACGAAACACTGCTGGTTGAGGATACGATTGAAATTCCGGTCCAGGTGAATGGTAAGCTCAGAGCAAAGATTATCATGGCGGCTAATGCAGATTCCGATGCGATGCAGGCGGCCGCAAAAGCAGATGAGGCGGTTCAAAAGAATCTGGAAGGAAAGACCATCGTCAAAGTCGTCGCGGTTCCCGGTCGCATGGTGAACTTTGTGGTTCGTTAA
- a CDS encoding DUF6348 family protein, whose product MRSHLLLILVSTMLAGCNNNPSGTELSGGGPAGNDMTPEQDLGLNEPLPESEQYFRDWLKGHGHEDLVTDDNGVGLKDSPVRLKATLYGVNEEGDGISVETRFAILLPDGREIIEFLAGMGETREQAISDTFLNFTVTTFHGVYSGFLNPNDEHMVPVDVQINGKVRPVISGDVYMRSSEENRESVDLQKISEEVRRMLSTLPLDEKSHWMKIVYGQADGQVISVSVTLDNQPDDALTATLAELNWPRTEQFYMVKQFVVIP is encoded by the coding sequence ATGCGATCGCATTTGCTGTTGATTCTTGTATCGACAATGCTGGCTGGCTGTAATAACAACCCGTCCGGGACCGAACTTTCCGGCGGAGGTCCTGCTGGCAACGACATGACTCCCGAACAGGACCTGGGATTAAACGAGCCGTTACCGGAATCAGAACAATACTTCCGCGACTGGTTAAAGGGCCATGGTCACGAGGACCTTGTCACCGACGACAATGGAGTCGGTCTGAAAGACAGTCCCGTCCGTTTGAAGGCAACGCTCTACGGGGTGAATGAAGAGGGCGATGGGATCAGTGTTGAGACCCGCTTTGCTATTCTTCTGCCGGACGGTCGCGAAATCATCGAGTTTCTGGCCGGGATGGGAGAAACCAGGGAACAGGCGATCTCAGACACGTTTCTGAATTTCACGGTGACAACATTCCATGGAGTCTACTCTGGATTTCTGAATCCCAATGACGAACACATGGTTCCCGTGGACGTGCAAATCAATGGAAAGGTGCGTCCCGTGATTTCCGGCGATGTCTACATGCGAAGTTCCGAGGAGAATCGTGAATCGGTCGACCTGCAAAAAATCAGTGAAGAAGTCCGCAGGATGCTTTCGACATTACCTCTCGATGAAAAATCGCACTGGATGAAAATTGTCTATGGGCAGGCAGACGGACAGGTGATTTCTGTCTCAGTCACACTTGATAATCAGCCAGACGACGCGCTGACGGCAACGCTGGCAGAGCTCAACTGGCCCAGGACGGAGCAATTCTACATGGTCAAACAGTTTGTCGTGATCCCCTGA
- a CDS encoding bifunctional nuclease family protein, translated as MPVRMELSRIIISEINDQQAIYLKEVGGNRTFPILIGPFEAQVINRRLLEEAPFRPLTHDLLKNVIEVLNGTVEEVLISDMKDHTYFATLKIRTADALHEIDCRPSDAVALAVHYKPAIPVYVAEHVLEVAG; from the coding sequence GTGCCCGTCCGGATGGAACTCAGCCGAATCATCATTTCGGAAATTAACGATCAACAGGCGATTTACCTGAAAGAGGTTGGTGGTAACCGAACCTTTCCAATCCTGATCGGGCCTTTTGAGGCCCAGGTAATTAACCGCAGACTTCTGGAGGAAGCACCGTTTCGCCCTCTGACCCACGATCTTCTGAAGAATGTCATCGAAGTCCTCAATGGGACCGTGGAGGAGGTGCTGATATCTGACATGAAGGATCACACATATTTTGCCACGCTGAAAATCCGTACCGCCGACGCACTTCACGAAATCGACTGTCGCCCGAGCGATGCGGTTGCTCTTGCGGTCCACTACAAGCCGGCGATTCCAGTGTATGTGGCAGAACACGTGCTGGAAGTCGCTGGGTAA
- the fusA gene encoding elongation factor G has protein sequence MADLARLRNIGISAHIDSGKTTLTERMLYYAGRIHKIRDVKGGDGGATMDHMDLERERGITITSAATRVEWNDYVVNIIDTPGHVDFTVEVERSLRVLDGAILVLCSVGGVQSQSLTVDRQMKRYGVPRIAFINKMDRTGANPKKVMQQMQDKLKTTPVPLQIPIGLESAFEGVVDLITMEACYHEGSEGETVVRKPIPDELKAAAEEGRQVMLEQLSLHDDELMEALLEESEVSVDQIRAIVRRATLAQQITPVLMGSAYKNRGVQLALDAITYYLPCPLDRDKYAIDNSKPVGEDGQHPKVVLSDSTDEPLVAMAFKTVVEAFGQLTYMRIYQGKIVKGNTYTNARTGRGVRFGRLVRMHANDREEIDGAEAGDIIAVVGVDCASGDTFLGDGINVSLENIFVPDAVIRLSIEPKKRDDADKLGKALERFRREDPTFRVMTDEETNQTLIAGMGQLHLDIYVERIKREYKCECIIGEPRVAYRETPTKAVEFNYKHKKQSGGSGQYAHVVGILEPLPETSEVHYEFVDEISGGRIPREYIAPCDAGFQQGLVKGPLGEYEVVNVRMRLQDGSYHDVDSSEMAFKIASFACMRETLKKADMALQEPIMKLEIETPDEYQGAVTGHISSKRGIVTSSEVNDAVCVINAEVPLGSMFDYANELRSMTQGKGTFSMEFQCYRQVPRGLQGEILEKRMKEKEARAAAK, from the coding sequence ATGGCTGACCTGGCCCGACTCCGCAACATTGGTATTTCGGCTCACATCGACTCTGGTAAAACGACCCTGACCGAGCGAATGCTCTACTACGCAGGTCGTATTCACAAGATCCGGGATGTGAAAGGCGGAGACGGCGGCGCGACCATGGACCATATGGACCTGGAACGCGAACGCGGGATTACAATTACCTCAGCCGCAACGCGTGTTGAGTGGAATGACTATGTCGTCAACATCATCGACACGCCAGGCCACGTTGACTTTACAGTGGAAGTCGAACGCAGTTTGCGCGTTCTGGACGGTGCCATCCTGGTGCTGTGCTCTGTTGGTGGGGTACAAAGTCAGTCTCTGACTGTTGACCGCCAGATGAAGCGATACGGCGTGCCTCGAATCGCGTTCATCAACAAGATGGACCGCACTGGTGCGAACCCTAAAAAGGTTATGCAGCAGATGCAGGACAAATTGAAGACCACACCCGTTCCACTGCAAATTCCAATCGGTCTTGAGTCTGCGTTCGAAGGTGTTGTTGACCTCATTACGATGGAAGCCTGCTACCACGAAGGATCAGAAGGCGAAACCGTCGTTCGTAAACCAATTCCTGATGAACTGAAGGCTGCCGCTGAAGAAGGTCGTCAGGTGATGCTCGAACAGTTGTCACTGCACGACGACGAGTTGATGGAAGCGCTGCTGGAAGAATCTGAGGTCTCTGTCGATCAGATCCGGGCAATTGTCCGCCGGGCAACGCTGGCTCAGCAGATTACTCCTGTCCTGATGGGCAGTGCCTACAAGAACCGCGGTGTTCAGCTCGCGCTTGATGCAATCACTTACTATCTGCCATGTCCGCTGGACCGCGACAAGTACGCAATCGACAACAGCAAGCCCGTGGGTGAGGATGGTCAGCATCCGAAAGTCGTGCTCAGCGATTCAACCGATGAACCGCTGGTTGCAATGGCCTTCAAAACCGTTGTGGAAGCGTTCGGTCAGCTGACCTACATGCGAATCTACCAGGGCAAGATTGTCAAAGGCAACACCTACACGAATGCTCGTACCGGTCGTGGGGTTCGATTTGGTCGACTCGTGCGAATGCACGCGAATGACCGCGAAGAAATCGATGGAGCAGAAGCAGGTGATATCATCGCTGTCGTTGGTGTGGACTGTGCCTCTGGTGACACTTTCCTTGGCGATGGAATCAACGTCTCTCTCGAAAATATCTTTGTCCCCGATGCGGTCATTCGGCTTTCGATTGAACCCAAGAAACGCGACGACGCCGACAAGCTGGGCAAGGCGCTCGAGCGATTCCGCCGGGAAGACCCAACGTTCCGAGTGATGACTGACGAAGAGACAAACCAGACGCTGATTGCAGGGATGGGGCAGCTGCATCTGGATATTTATGTCGAGCGCATCAAGCGAGAATACAAGTGTGAATGTATCATCGGTGAGCCGCGCGTGGCTTATCGCGAAACACCGACCAAGGCTGTTGAGTTCAATTACAAGCACAAGAAGCAATCTGGTGGTTCCGGTCAGTACGCTCACGTTGTGGGTATTCTGGAGCCACTTCCTGAGACTTCGGAAGTTCACTACGAATTCGTCGACGAGATCAGCGGCGGTCGAATTCCCCGTGAATACATCGCTCCTTGTGATGCCGGTTTCCAGCAGGGCCTGGTCAAGGGACCTCTGGGCGAGTACGAAGTTGTAAACGTTCGCATGCGACTTCAGGATGGAAGTTACCACGACGTCGACTCGTCCGAAATGGCGTTCAAGATCGCGTCCTTCGCATGTATGCGAGAGACACTGAAGAAGGCTGACATGGCGCTTCAGGAGCCGATCATGAAGCTGGAAATCGAGACTCCGGATGAATATCAGGGAGCTGTGACAGGGCACATCAGCAGCAAACGCGGCATCGTCACTTCATCCGAAGTGAACGACGCTGTGTGCGTGATCAACGCAGAAGTGCCACTTGGAAGTATGTTCGACTATGCGAATGAGCTGCGTTCCATGACTCAGGGCAAGGGAACATTCAGCATGGAATTCCAGTGCTACCGACAGGTTCCACGCGGACTCCAGGGAGAGATCCTCGAGAAACGCATGAAGGAAAAAGAAGCTCGAGCGGCCGCGAAATAG
- a CDS encoding TIGR03546 family protein, giving the protein MFFVLRPVRVLLKALLTQSTPAQMSWGFALGVLVGLVPKGNLLAIALGMVVAMLRVNLGVATATAIAVTFAASWFDPVSDAIGRFVLSLPSLQQFWIQLYNTPVMPWTDFNNSIVMGSFLLGLGLLWPLSRSSRPVFEHYADLLSEHARHWRLAKVLLGAEWADRLGSVE; this is encoded by the coding sequence ATGTTCTTTGTACTACGGCCTGTCCGAGTTCTGTTAAAGGCTCTTCTTACCCAGTCGACGCCCGCTCAAATGAGCTGGGGTTTTGCACTTGGTGTGCTTGTCGGTCTTGTGCCGAAAGGCAACCTTCTCGCGATCGCCCTCGGTATGGTTGTGGCGATGTTGCGCGTAAATCTTGGAGTTGCAACTGCGACTGCAATAGCCGTGACCTTTGCAGCGTCCTGGTTTGATCCCGTGTCTGATGCGATCGGACGGTTCGTTCTTTCATTGCCATCGCTTCAGCAGTTCTGGATCCAGCTTTACAACACGCCGGTGATGCCGTGGACTGACTTTAATAACTCGATTGTTATGGGCAGTTTTCTGCTGGGATTAGGGCTGCTGTGGCCACTGTCACGCAGCTCTCGACCGGTATTTGAGCACTACGCCGACCTGCTTTCCGAACATGCTCGTCACTGGCGGCTCGCGAAAGTCCTTCTTGGTGCTGAGTGGGCAGATCGTCTGGGTTCCGTTGAGTAA
- a CDS encoding DUF1559 domain-containing protein, producing the protein MRLALSHRSKKGGFTLIELLVVIAIIAILIALLLPAVQQAREAARRTQCKNNMRQIGLAFHNYHDTHSRFPLPAVVGLTLGSGLDIRQGSSWCTMLLPYIEQANVYSIYDSQLSPYHPNNAAAVSTIINGFACPSVPRSEMTHTMSIPGGTTLGAGYPPTSATISITGGVLDYDTLDGVRGDFNSFAYAGHSPAADRKGWGTWTLRVLDLPQFSSGGTGGKIRDMTDGTSNTILVGEVANRAKLFRKKTEISPSADAEAYAQSLTGSGMWADIFKGDTWINGRLYDGTNGSDGGPCAVNCSNARTAGLYSWHVGGAHVTLADGSSRFISENVDNYILAGLITRGGGEIAGEF; encoded by the coding sequence ATGCGCCTCGCGTTGTCCCATCGTAGCAAGAAGGGTGGATTCACTCTCATTGAACTTCTGGTTGTGATTGCGATCATTGCCATTCTGATCGCGCTGCTTCTGCCTGCAGTTCAGCAGGCGCGTGAAGCCGCTCGCAGAACTCAGTGCAAGAACAACATGCGTCAGATCGGTCTTGCCTTCCACAACTACCACGATACACACAGCCGGTTTCCGCTCCCCGCGGTCGTCGGACTGACTCTGGGAAGTGGCCTGGATATTCGCCAGGGTTCAAGTTGGTGTACCATGCTGTTGCCATACATTGAACAGGCGAATGTCTACTCCATTTATGACTCCCAGCTATCGCCCTATCACCCCAATAATGCAGCCGCCGTATCAACGATTATCAACGGATTTGCGTGTCCTTCAGTCCCGCGCAGCGAGATGACACATACGATGTCAATCCCCGGTGGCACGACACTCGGGGCCGGGTACCCCCCGACTTCAGCCACGATTTCGATCACTGGCGGTGTGCTGGACTACGACACTCTGGATGGCGTTCGGGGGGACTTCAATTCGTTTGCCTACGCGGGGCATTCGCCTGCAGCGGATCGAAAAGGCTGGGGAACCTGGACCCTGCGCGTTCTTGACCTGCCGCAATTCAGCTCGGGAGGCACCGGCGGAAAAATTCGCGACATGACTGACGGAACTTCGAACACCATCCTGGTAGGCGAAGTGGCGAATCGAGCGAAGCTGTTCCGCAAGAAGACAGAAATCTCGCCATCAGCAGACGCCGAGGCCTACGCACAATCCCTGACGGGCAGTGGTATGTGGGCGGATATTTTCAAAGGCGACACATGGATCAACGGGCGACTTTACGACGGAACGAATGGATCCGATGGTGGCCCCTGCGCCGTGAATTGTTCGAACGCTCGAACAGCAGGATTGTATTCCTGGCATGTTGGCGGCGCCCATGTCACGCTGGCGGATGGCTCATCACGATTCATCAGTGAAAATGTTGATAACTACATTCTCGCGGGCCTAATCACTCGCGGTGGGGGCGAAATTGCGGGCGAGTTTTAA
- the kdsB gene encoding 3-deoxy-manno-octulosonate cytidylyltransferase — MQIVGIIPARLQSTRLPRKLLLNATGKPLIQYVWETACACPEISEVLVATDSNEIAEVVHHFGGQAVITGEHQSGTDRIAEVVRNRCPSADIIVNLQGDEPELQPSVITSLVRQIIDNDSPMATVAAPLTDARKVLDPSCVKVVTDVNGRAMYFSRSPIPFSRDVPMETFFSDDEPSPWLQHVGLYAYRREFLLQLTMMPPSPLEQMEKLEQLRALQCGAAISVAVVDHAAVGIDTPTDYAEFLQRHSALRVAA, encoded by the coding sequence GTGCAAATCGTGGGTATCATTCCGGCCCGACTTCAGTCAACGCGACTTCCTCGCAAGCTGCTGCTGAATGCGACGGGCAAACCGCTCATTCAATATGTCTGGGAAACAGCCTGCGCGTGTCCCGAGATTTCGGAGGTTCTCGTTGCCACTGACAGCAACGAGATCGCGGAAGTTGTGCATCATTTCGGTGGGCAGGCCGTCATCACGGGAGAGCACCAGAGCGGGACCGACCGCATTGCCGAAGTCGTGAGAAACAGATGTCCGTCCGCAGATATTATTGTGAATCTGCAGGGCGACGAACCCGAACTACAACCGTCTGTGATCACGTCATTAGTTCGACAGATCATTGACAACGACTCCCCAATGGCCACGGTTGCTGCTCCGTTGACCGATGCCCGAAAGGTGCTTGATCCGTCCTGTGTCAAGGTGGTTACCGACGTGAATGGCAGGGCCATGTACTTCAGCCGTTCGCCGATTCCGTTTAGCCGTGACGTCCCGATGGAAACGTTCTTCAGCGATGACGAGCCATCGCCATGGCTGCAGCATGTTGGCTTGTATGCGTACCGCCGTGAATTCCTGCTTCAGCTCACAATGATGCCGCCATCGCCGCTCGAACAAATGGAAAAGCTCGAACAGCTACGTGCCCTGCAATGCGGTGCTGCCATTTCTGTGGCTGTGGTCGACCATGCTGCCGTCGGAATCGACACACCGACCGATTACGCCGAATTCCTCCAAAGACACTCCGCTCTTCGGGTTGCTGCCTGA